One Candidatus Ornithobacterium hominis genomic region harbors:
- a CDS encoding SulP family inorganic anion transporter — MFKNLFNFNFKHFKGDLFGGITGGIVALPLALAFGVSSGLGPSAGLYGAIFLAFFAALFGGTKTQISGPTAPMTAVSMVIIAGIIGANEGDVEKAMPGILTVFLLAGLIQILMGFLGLGKYIKYIPYPVVSGFMTAIGVIIIITQLLPMMGYYPKEDQDFVNEFRSKAEAVLLKGILEEEAGEDILVLEDFKKTVERADQISEIEILAEAKTLAGNEASGVVGAVKMLPRAIQKINLLELALALGTVIIIYGFKKITTVIPSNLVALIVMTLVALIFKLDYRPIEEIPSGFPMPNFGIITEFDLGIVTPYIFTALTLALLGSIDSLLTSVVADNMTKTKHQPNQELVGQGIGNGVAAFFGGLPGAGATIRTVVNINAGGKTRLSGMFAGVLLLVVSVALGPVASKIPAAVLAGILITVGVGVMDYKGLKAIPNIPKDVKIGSIKFSMEVLIMIIVLLLSTFWNLVNAVGIGLVIASLMFMKKMGDFTAQSSSITALKNLALEDQWADELHFPEKLKEEVFIKHLNGPVFFGNTGDIKALSEDLPETTQCLVILMDNVPYLDQSGVYTFEDILLEMNQKNIITLLVGVNKQPEYLMQSIGIIPNLISEDYLFDDFKSCLYWIEKNIEDTH, encoded by the coding sequence ATGTTCAAGAATTTATTTAACTTTAATTTTAAACATTTCAAAGGAGACCTTTTTGGTGGAATCACTGGAGGTATCGTGGCCTTGCCATTGGCTTTAGCATTCGGGGTAAGTTCAGGTTTAGGCCCATCGGCAGGACTTTACGGGGCGATATTTCTAGCTTTTTTTGCTGCTTTATTTGGTGGGACAAAAACACAAATCTCTGGCCCAACGGCACCAATGACGGCAGTCTCTATGGTGATTATAGCAGGAATTATTGGAGCAAATGAAGGCGATGTAGAAAAAGCCATGCCTGGAATCTTAACGGTTTTTTTATTAGCGGGGTTGATTCAAATTTTAATGGGATTTCTAGGGCTTGGGAAATATATTAAATATATCCCATACCCTGTTGTTTCAGGATTTATGACAGCGATAGGCGTAATTATCATTATCACACAATTGCTACCAATGATGGGATATTACCCCAAAGAAGACCAAGACTTTGTAAACGAATTTCGCTCAAAAGCTGAAGCAGTTTTGCTAAAAGGTATTTTAGAAGAAGAGGCGGGTGAAGATATTCTAGTTTTAGAAGATTTCAAAAAAACAGTGGAGCGAGCTGATCAAATTTCAGAAATTGAGATTCTGGCAGAGGCTAAAACCTTGGCAGGGAATGAAGCTTCTGGCGTTGTGGGGGCAGTTAAAATGTTGCCTAGAGCTATTCAAAAAATCAATTTATTAGAATTAGCACTAGCTTTAGGAACAGTAATTATCATCTACGGGTTTAAAAAAATTACCACGGTGATTCCCTCTAATTTAGTAGCTCTAATCGTGATGACGCTTGTTGCATTGATTTTTAAATTAGACTATAGACCGATTGAAGAAATTCCTAGTGGGTTCCCCATGCCCAATTTTGGAATCATTACCGAATTTGATTTAGGAATAGTAACACCTTATATTTTTACAGCATTAACTTTAGCCTTGCTAGGCTCCATTGATTCTTTGCTCACAAGTGTAGTGGCAGATAATATGACAAAAACCAAACATCAGCCAAATCAAGAGTTAGTCGGGCAAGGAATTGGAAATGGTGTCGCTGCATTTTTTGGAGGTTTACCAGGAGCTGGCGCAACAATACGAACAGTGGTGAACATCAATGCAGGAGGGAAAACAAGACTCTCTGGGATGTTTGCTGGGGTTTTGTTGCTAGTCGTTTCAGTCGCCTTAGGGCCAGTCGCATCTAAGATTCCTGCTGCTGTTTTAGCTGGAATTTTAATAACTGTCGGGGTAGGAGTGATGGATTACAAAGGACTGAAAGCAATCCCGAACATTCCAAAAGATGTGAAAATAGGCTCTATAAAATTCAGTATGGAAGTACTAATTATGATTATAGTATTGCTACTTTCTACATTTTGGAATTTAGTGAACGCTGTGGGAATCGGTTTAGTCATAGCTTCTCTCATGTTTATGAAGAAAATGGGTGATTTTACAGCTCAAAGCTCTAGCATTACTGCACTCAAAAATTTAGCTTTGGAAGACCAATGGGCAGATGAGCTTCATTTCCCAGAAAAACTTAAAGAAGAAGTTTTCATCAAGCACCTAAACGGTCCTGTATTTTTTGGGAACACGGGTGATATAAAAGCTTTGTCTGAAGACCTACCAGAAACCACACAATGCCTAGTAATTCTTATGGATAACGTCCCTTACTTAGACCAAAGCGGTGTCTACACATTTGAAGATATTTTATTGGAAATGAATCAAAAAAATATAATCACGCTTTTGGTCGGGGTAAATAAACAGCCAGAATATTTGATGCAAAGCATCGGCATTATACCAAATTTAATTTCAGAAGATTACTTATTTGATGATTTTAAATCTTGCCTCTACTGGATAGAAAAAAACATTGAAGATACACATTAA
- the lpxD gene encoding UDP-3-O-(3-hydroxymyristoyl)glucosamine N-acyltransferase, whose amino-acid sequence MEFTAQQIADLINGQIVGEPEQPVSGFGRIQEAKPQELTFLGNDKYSHFLKETNSQVIIISKKFKKEVTTGKTFIIVEDAYQAITQLLQMYESLQPKKNGIMQPTSIAENAQIKEKGFYLGEFSVISSGVKIGENVKIYPQVYIGENVEIGDNTIIYPGVKIYENIKIGRNVIIQSNSVIGCEGFGYQPDENGVFKKVPQLGNVIIENDVEIGACSTIDRATMGSTLIKEGTKLDNQIQIAHNVEIGRHNVIAAQSGVAGSTKIGNHNMIGGQVGVTGHLKIGNKIQVQAQSGVNHDVKDGEKLYGSPAFSAMDFRKSYVHFKNFSKIVQRIDKLEKLIKKENHGG is encoded by the coding sequence ATGGAATTTACAGCGCAACAAATTGCTGATTTGATAAATGGACAAATTGTAGGTGAACCCGAGCAGCCAGTGAGTGGTTTTGGGAGAATTCAAGAAGCAAAACCACAGGAGTTGACCTTTCTTGGAAATGATAAGTATTCACACTTCCTTAAAGAAACTAATTCTCAGGTAATTATCATTTCTAAGAAATTTAAAAAAGAAGTGACTACGGGGAAAACTTTCATCATTGTAGAAGATGCATACCAAGCCATCACACAACTTCTGCAAATGTATGAGTCTCTACAACCCAAAAAAAATGGCATTATGCAACCTACATCCATAGCTGAAAACGCTCAAATCAAAGAGAAAGGATTTTATTTGGGAGAGTTTAGCGTGATAAGTTCTGGAGTTAAAATAGGAGAAAATGTAAAAATTTATCCACAAGTTTATATTGGCGAAAATGTGGAAATTGGGGATAATACCATCATTTATCCTGGAGTAAAAATTTACGAAAACATAAAAATTGGTAGAAATGTAATTATTCAGTCCAATAGTGTAATTGGCTGCGAAGGTTTTGGCTACCAACCAGATGAAAATGGCGTTTTTAAAAAAGTTCCACAGCTGGGAAACGTCATCATAGAGAACGATGTGGAAATCGGAGCTTGTTCTACAATAGACCGAGCGACAATGGGTTCTACCCTCATAAAAGAAGGAACAAAATTAGATAATCAAATTCAAATAGCTCATAATGTTGAAATTGGACGTCACAACGTGATTGCGGCACAGAGTGGCGTAGCGGGTTCTACCAAAATAGGCAACCACAATATGATTGGTGGGCAAGTAGGTGTCACTGGGCATTTGAAAATTGGAAATAAAATTCAGGTGCAGGCACAGAGCGGAGTAAACCATGATGTGAAAGATGGAGAAAAATTGTATGGCTCACCAGCTTTTTCTGCCATGGATTTTAGGAAATCTTATGTGCATTTCAAAAATTTCAGTAAAATTGTTCAAAGGATTGATAAATTAGAAAAATTAATTAAAAAAGAAAATCATGGCGGATAA
- a CDS encoding DUF6952 family protein gives MRLPLIKHITNFIDENDQDYVNETIETLENLIESDNLKDEELDVLGEILSNLYGAVEVDNMVKKGESKKEALNNFMKRVTGSIDK, from the coding sequence ATGAGGTTACCGCTAATTAAACATATAACCAATTTCATCGATGAAAATGATCAAGATTACGTCAATGAAACCATCGAAACGCTAGAAAACCTAATAGAAAGCGATAATCTAAAAGATGAAGAATTAGACGTCTTAGGTGAAATTTTATCAAACCTGTATGGCGCAGTCGAAGTAGATAATATGGTGAAAAAAGGTGAATCTAAAAAAGAAGCCTTAAATAACTTTATGAAGCGCGTCACAGGCTCAATTGATAAATAA
- a CDS encoding peroxiredoxin: MSNVGKKFPNLSVNAMDEMGDTFRLNVLEKAIKNNKKVLLFWYPKDFTFVCPTELHAFQEALPEFEKRNTLVIGASCDTAEVHFAWLNTPKDQGGIQGVTYPILADSNRNLASLLNILDLTEGEYHEETDSYIVDGDNVTYRATYLIDEQGRVFHESINDMPLGRNVKEYLRMIDAYTHVQQHGEVCPANWEEGKDAMSADRKGIADYLKSH; the protein is encoded by the coding sequence ATGTCTAACGTAGGTAAAAAATTCCCAAATCTTTCTGTTAACGCTATGGATGAAATGGGCGACACATTCAGACTTAATGTGTTAGAAAAAGCAATAAAAAATAACAAAAAAGTACTACTATTTTGGTACCCAAAAGACTTCACATTCGTTTGCCCGACAGAACTTCATGCATTTCAAGAAGCCTTACCAGAATTTGAAAAAAGAAATACACTAGTGATTGGAGCATCTTGCGATACCGCAGAAGTTCATTTCGCTTGGCTAAACACCCCAAAAGATCAAGGTGGGATTCAAGGCGTGACCTATCCTATCTTAGCAGATAGCAATAGAAATCTAGCTTCGCTACTTAATATTCTTGATTTGACCGAAGGTGAATACCACGAGGAAACAGATTCTTACATCGTAGATGGAGATAACGTAACTTATCGCGCAACCTATTTGATTGATGAGCAAGGGCGCGTATTCCACGAGAGCATCAATGATATGCCTTTAGGACGAAACGTAAAAGAATATTTGAGAATGATAGATGCATACACACACGTTCAGCAGCACGGTGAAGTCTGCCCAGCCAACTGGGAAGAAGGCAAAGATGCGATGAGCGCTGATAGAAAAGGCATCGCAGATTATTTAAAATCTCACTAA
- the efp gene encoding elongation factor P codes for MATTSDIKKGMCIEFNNDTYKIIEFLHVKPGKGPAFVRTKLKSVTNGKVLENTFSAGHKIDDVRVETRTYQYLYEDDHGYHFMNNDDYSQVYINKGMIENPGFMKNGEEVTIVFRADDETPLSAELPAHVILEVAHTEPGVKGDTATNATKPATLETGAEVKVPLFINEGDKIRISTEDGSYQERIKS; via the coding sequence ATGGCAACAACATCAGACATTAAAAAAGGAATGTGTATAGAATTCAATAATGATACGTATAAAATCATCGAATTCCTACATGTGAAGCCAGGGAAAGGACCTGCTTTTGTGAGAACAAAATTAAAAAGCGTTACCAACGGAAAAGTTTTAGAAAATACATTTTCTGCTGGACACAAAATTGATGATGTACGTGTAGAAACAAGAACGTACCAATATCTATATGAAGACGACCATGGTTATCATTTTATGAACAATGATGATTATTCTCAAGTTTATATCAACAAAGGAATGATAGAAAACCCTGGATTTATGAAAAACGGTGAAGAAGTGACCATCGTTTTCAGAGCAGATGATGAAACGCCACTTTCTGCAGAGCTCCCAGCGCACGTAATATTGGAGGTTGCCCACACAGAGCCTGGTGTAAAGGGTGATACAGCAACTAACGCTACCAAACCAGCAACTTTAGAAACTGGAGCAGAGGTTAAGGTTCCGCTTTTCATCAATGAAGGAGACAAAATTAGAATCAGTACAGAAGATGGTTCCTATCAGGAAAGAATAAAATCTTAA
- a CDS encoding dipeptide epimerase produces MAQSIQFSFIPYIVELRHTFSISNFSRKQTPAMLVKLEWEGYTGYGEASMPPYLGESIETATKFYKALKISQFSNPFLLDEILTYVDETEPGNTAAKAAVDIALHDLKGKILNQPLHQLLGYDIWQTPPTSYTIGIDEPQVVQEKTREHQRDFKLLKIKVGKSNYQSMIENVRQVFSGDLCVDANQDWEEKESALEMIHWMNENGVIFVEQPMHKKFIDETAWLTENSPLPIIADESVQRLQDLYKLKGVFSGVNVKLMKSTGIREAQKMLYVAEALGLKKMMGVMTETSCGVSAAAQLSALADWVDLDGHFLISNDPFTGLKLEDGKVISAGVGLGLEKKDFLSL; encoded by the coding sequence ATGGCTCAAAGTATTCAATTTTCGTTTATTCCGTACATCGTTGAACTTAGACATACGTTTTCTATTTCTAATTTTTCAAGAAAACAAACGCCAGCAATGCTGGTGAAATTAGAATGGGAGGGCTACACGGGCTATGGTGAAGCATCTATGCCACCCTACCTAGGCGAGTCGATAGAAACGGCTACAAAATTTTATAAGGCTTTAAAAATTTCTCAATTTTCTAATCCTTTTTTGCTAGATGAGATTCTAACCTATGTTGACGAGACCGAGCCAGGAAATACTGCGGCAAAAGCGGCTGTAGACATTGCTCTACATGATTTGAAGGGTAAAATTCTCAATCAGCCATTACATCAACTTTTGGGCTACGATATTTGGCAAACACCGCCAACAAGTTATACAATTGGTATTGATGAGCCGCAAGTCGTACAAGAGAAAACACGAGAGCACCAGAGAGATTTTAAACTTCTGAAAATCAAAGTGGGGAAATCTAATTACCAGTCAATGATAGAAAATGTACGCCAAGTTTTTTCAGGAGATTTATGCGTAGATGCCAATCAAGATTGGGAAGAAAAAGAATCGGCGCTAGAAATGATTCACTGGATGAATGAAAATGGAGTTATCTTTGTGGAGCAACCTATGCACAAAAAATTCATTGATGAAACTGCTTGGCTGACCGAAAATAGTCCGCTACCCATTATTGCAGACGAATCCGTTCAGCGGCTGCAAGATCTTTATAAACTCAAAGGTGTTTTTTCTGGAGTTAACGTCAAATTGATGAAAAGCACGGGCATCAGAGAAGCGCAAAAGATGCTCTATGTTGCAGAAGCGCTCGGTTTGAAAAAAATGATGGGTGTAATGACAGAAACTTCTTGTGGCGTTTCAGCAGCAGCACAGCTTTCAGCTTTGGCAGATTGGGTTGATTTAGATGGGCATTTCCTTATTTCAAACGACCCATTTACTGGGCTGAAATTGGAGGATGGGAAAGTCATCTCCGCTGGTGTTGGACTAGGTCTAGAGAAAAAAGATTTTTTAAGCCTTTAG
- the lpxA gene encoding acyl-ACP--UDP-N-acetylglucosamine O-acyltransferase, which produces MNQPLAYIHPDAKLAENVVVEPFTTISKNVSIGEGTWIGPNVSILDGARIGKNCKIFPGAVVSAIPQDLKYRGEKSIVIIGDNTTIRECVTINKGTADRMKTMIGNNCLIMAYSHIAHDCIVGNNCIFSNNTTLAGHVSVGDFAIMAGMTAVHQFCTVGSHAFVTGGSLVRKDVPPFVKAAREPLSYMGINSVGLRRRGFSSEQIREIQDIYRILYQKNYNTAQALEIIEAEMEATPERDEILTFIRESQRGIMRGYNTNNF; this is translated from the coding sequence ATGAATCAGCCTTTAGCTTACATCCACCCCGATGCCAAACTTGCAGAAAATGTAGTGGTAGAACCCTTTACAACGATTTCTAAAAATGTCTCAATTGGCGAAGGAACTTGGATTGGCCCGAACGTCAGTATTTTAGATGGAGCAAGAATCGGTAAAAATTGTAAAATTTTCCCTGGAGCTGTTGTTTCTGCAATCCCACAAGATTTGAAATACCGAGGTGAAAAATCTATAGTAATAATCGGTGATAACACAACAATTCGCGAATGTGTGACCATCAACAAAGGAACTGCTGATCGTATGAAAACGATGATTGGCAACAACTGTTTAATCATGGCTTACTCGCACATCGCACATGATTGCATCGTAGGGAATAATTGTATTTTTTCTAATAATACAACCTTGGCTGGCCATGTGAGCGTAGGAGATTTTGCCATCATGGCGGGAATGACAGCGGTACATCAGTTTTGCACGGTTGGGAGTCACGCCTTTGTTACCGGCGGGTCATTGGTAAGAAAAGACGTTCCCCCTTTTGTCAAAGCGGCTCGTGAACCACTCTCTTATATGGGAATCAATTCGGTAGGTTTGAGGCGAAGAGGATTTAGCTCAGAACAAATCAGGGAAATTCAAGACATTTACAGAATTTTATATCAAAAAAACTACAATACTGCTCAAGCTTTAGAAATTATAGAAGCAGAAATGGAAGCAACACCAGAGCGAGACGAAATTCTAACTTTCATCCGAGAGTCGCAGAGAGGTATAATGAGAGGATATAATACAAATAATTTTTAA
- a CDS encoding thioredoxin family protein: protein MKELEQDNLQEIINENELVFVQYGAGWCGNCKIMKPKFKKFAQETESATFYYVDAEKFPESRKLATVDNLPTFAAFRSGKVVNQIQTNKAEQLKALIDEVTAN, encoded by the coding sequence ATGAAAGAGTTAGAACAAGATAATTTACAGGAAATTATAAACGAAAACGAATTGGTATTCGTTCAATACGGAGCTGGGTGGTGCGGAAATTGCAAAATCATGAAACCAAAATTTAAGAAATTTGCACAAGAAACTGAAAGTGCAACCTTTTACTATGTAGACGCAGAGAAATTCCCAGAGTCTAGGAAATTAGCTACCGTAGATAATTTGCCAACTTTTGCAGCATTCAGAAGCGGTAAAGTTGTAAATCAAATCCAAACCAACAAGGCCGAACAGCTAAAAGCATTGATAGATGAGGTTACCGCTAATTAA
- a CDS encoding bifunctional UDP-3-O-[3-hydroxymyristoyl] N-acetylglucosamine deacetylase/3-hydroxyacyl-ACP dehydratase, translated as MADKQKTLASEITLNGVGLHTGEEVIMTLKPAKEDAGFVFVRTDLEGSPRVEADANFVTFTDRGTILEKKGVKINTTEHILAALTGMDIDNAIIELNSAEPPIMDGSAKYFVEAIEKAGIVEQEAEREYFEIKEIVTFSDPETGSEITAIPSDTYQVTSMVDFGTKVLGTQNATLKNLADFKKEIANARTFSFLHELEQLLNAGLIKGGDINNAIVYVDKEITPETEEKLKIAFNQESVSIRPNGILDNLTLHYPNEAARHKLLDVIGDLALVGMKLKAKIIANKPGHLINTQFAKKLSKQIKIAQRKNVPAIDTSAEPVYDINKIMELLPHRPPFLLVDKIMSIDEKTVIGIKNVTMNEPFFVGHFPEEPVMPGVLQVEAMAQAGGILFLSSVPDPENYSTYFVKIDNVKFKKKVVPGDTMIFKVELIEPVRRGIVHMQGYAYVGDSIVAEAELMAQLIKNKKEV; from the coding sequence ATGGCGGATAAGCAAAAAACCTTAGCTTCTGAAATTACTTTAAACGGTGTTGGCTTGCACACTGGGGAAGAAGTAATAATGACTTTAAAACCAGCGAAAGAAGACGCAGGATTTGTTTTTGTGAGAACCGATTTAGAGGGTAGCCCAAGAGTTGAAGCTGATGCCAATTTTGTGACTTTTACCGATAGAGGAACGATTTTAGAAAAAAAGGGAGTAAAAATCAATACAACGGAGCACATTCTTGCTGCTCTTACTGGGATGGATATAGATAACGCTATTATTGAACTAAATAGTGCTGAACCTCCTATCATGGATGGCTCTGCAAAATATTTTGTAGAAGCCATAGAAAAAGCAGGAATCGTAGAGCAAGAAGCTGAACGGGAATATTTTGAAATAAAAGAAATTGTTACTTTCTCTGACCCTGAAACTGGTTCTGAAATTACAGCAATACCCTCAGATACCTACCAAGTGACTTCTATGGTAGATTTCGGAACTAAAGTTTTAGGTACGCAAAATGCTACACTGAAAAATTTAGCCGATTTTAAAAAAGAAATTGCCAATGCAAGAACGTTTAGTTTTTTGCATGAATTGGAACAACTTCTAAACGCTGGGCTCATTAAAGGAGGGGATATAAACAATGCTATCGTCTACGTAGATAAAGAAATAACACCCGAAACGGAAGAAAAACTCAAAATAGCTTTTAACCAAGAAAGCGTCTCCATTCGCCCGAATGGAATTTTAGATAATTTAACCTTACATTACCCTAACGAAGCTGCTCGCCATAAACTTCTAGACGTAATTGGCGATTTGGCGTTGGTTGGCATGAAGTTAAAAGCAAAAATCATTGCCAATAAACCTGGCCACTTGATTAATACGCAATTTGCAAAAAAACTGAGTAAACAGATCAAAATAGCACAACGAAAAAATGTCCCTGCTATTGACACCAGTGCAGAGCCTGTCTACGACATCAATAAAATTATGGAACTACTACCACATCGCCCACCATTTTTGTTGGTAGATAAAATCATGAGTATTGATGAAAAAACGGTAATTGGCATCAAAAATGTTACCATGAACGAACCTTTTTTTGTCGGTCATTTCCCAGAAGAGCCAGTAATGCCTGGTGTTTTGCAAGTAGAAGCTATGGCACAGGCAGGTGGAATTCTGTTTCTGAGTAGTGTCCCAGACCCAGAGAATTACTCCACTTATTTCGTCAAAATTGATAACGTGAAATTCAAGAAAAAAGTAGTGCCTGGGGATACAATGATTTTTAAAGTTGAATTAATTGAGCCTGTTCGCCGTGGAATCGTTCACATGCAAGGCTATGCTTATGTGGGCGATAGCATCGTAGCAGAAGCAGAACTCATGGCACAATTAATTAAAAATAAAAAAGAAGTTTAG
- a CDS encoding HD domain-containing protein yields MNKFKIFNDPLYGFITIPNGIIFDLIEHKYFQRLRRISQTGLTQYVYPGCTHSRFLHALGCLNLMQKAVQTLRLKNVEISPEEEQAVYIAILLHDIGHGPFSHTLERTIVKDVSHEQISLQLMHYLNTETGGRLNLAIEIFTGKYPRYFLNELIASQLDIDRLDYLKRDSFFSGVAEGNINSDRIISMLNVHENRLVIDEKGIYSVEKFLISRMFMYWQVYMHKTSLAAEIYLTQAFRRAQELAQNGEKLPATPALEYFLSRQKKDDFDFNDINAFVDLDDNDILFALKQWQNQEDEILSILAKSIIQRKLPKAEIYNQKIPKEEIEKQVQLCEKLLGAGSSSYFVHDTEMSVTPYNKESHPILLLNKKKQCMDIAESPKQILTQPLYLKTVKHHFCSWNQEKLLRLKKNKYFVEI; encoded by the coding sequence TTGAACAAGTTCAAGATTTTTAATGACCCGTTGTATGGTTTTATAACGATTCCCAATGGAATTATTTTTGATTTAATCGAGCACAAATATTTTCAAAGACTCAGGAGGATTTCACAAACGGGTTTAACTCAATATGTCTACCCAGGCTGTACGCATTCTCGTTTTTTGCACGCATTGGGTTGCCTGAATCTGATGCAAAAGGCAGTTCAGACTTTGCGGCTTAAAAATGTAGAAATTTCTCCCGAGGAAGAGCAAGCGGTTTACATTGCGATTTTGCTGCACGACATTGGTCATGGGCCCTTCTCGCATACGCTAGAGCGTACGATTGTCAAGGACGTTTCTCACGAGCAGATTTCTCTTCAATTAATGCATTATTTGAATACCGAAACGGGTGGACGCCTGAATCTAGCGATTGAAATTTTCACAGGAAAATACCCCCGCTATTTTTTAAATGAATTAATTGCCAGCCAGTTAGATATAGATCGGCTGGATTATCTGAAAAGAGATAGCTTCTTTAGCGGTGTTGCAGAGGGAAACATCAATTCAGATCGAATCATTTCTATGCTAAATGTGCATGAGAATCGATTAGTCATCGACGAAAAAGGAATTTATTCGGTAGAGAAATTTTTGATTTCTCGCATGTTTATGTACTGGCAAGTCTATATGCACAAAACTTCTTTGGCTGCGGAAATTTACCTGACTCAGGCATTTCGTAGAGCGCAAGAGTTAGCTCAAAATGGTGAGAAACTACCAGCGACACCTGCCTTAGAATATTTCTTGAGCAGACAAAAGAAAGATGATTTTGATTTTAATGACATTAATGCTTTTGTGGATTTGGATGATAATGATATTCTATTTGCTCTCAAGCAGTGGCAAAATCAAGAAGATGAGATTTTATCAATTTTAGCCAAATCAATTATCCAAAGAAAATTACCGAAAGCAGAAATTTATAATCAAAAAATTCCAAAAGAGGAAATTGAAAAACAGGTGCAACTGTGCGAAAAGCTCTTAGGGGCTGGCTCTTCTTCCTATTTTGTACATGATACTGAGATGAGCGTAACGCCATATAATAAAGAAAGTCATCCGATTTTATTGCTGAACAAGAAGAAGCAGTGTATGGATATTGCAGAGTCTCCCAAGCAAATTTTGACGCAGCCGCTGTACCTGAAGACAGTAAAACATCATTTTTGCTCTTGGAATCAAGAAAAATTATTAAGGCTTAAAAAAAATAAATATTTTGTTGAAATTTAA